Proteins from a single region of Mustela erminea isolate mMusErm1 chromosome X, mMusErm1.Pri, whole genome shotgun sequence:
- the LOC116582935 gene encoding 60S ribosomal protein L7-like: protein MEGTEEKKKKVPAVPETLKKKRRNFAELMIKRLRKKFARKMLRKARRKLIYEKAKHYHKEYRQMYRTEIRMARMARKAGNFYVPAEPKLAFVIRIRGINGVSPKVRKVLQLLRLRQIFNGTFVKLNKASVNMLRIVEPYIAWGYPNLKSVNELIYKRGYGKINKKRIALTDNTLIARSLGKYGIICMEDLIHEIYTVEKRFKEANNFLWPFKLSSPRGGMKKKTTHFVEGGDAGNREDQINRLIRRMN from the coding sequence ATGGAGGgtacagaggagaagaaaaagaaggttccTGCTGTGCCAGAAACCCTTAAAAAGAAGCGAAGGAATTTCGCAGAGCTGATGATCAAGCGTCTGAGGAAGAAGTTTGCTCGAAAGATGCTTCGAAAGGCAAGGAGGAAGCTTATCTATGAGAAAGCCAAGCATTACCACAAGGAGTACAGACAGATGTACAGGACCGAGATTCGGATGGCGAGGATGGCAAGAAAAGCTGGCAACTTCTACGTACCTGCAGAACCCAAGTTGGCGTTTGTCATCAGGATCAGAGGCATCAATGGTGTGAGCCCAAAGGTTCGAAAGGTGTTGCAGCTCCTTCGCCTTCGTCAAATCTTCAATGGCACCTTTGTTAAGCTCAACAAGGCTTCAGTTAACATGTTAAGGATTGTGGAACCATATATAGCATGGGGGTACCCTAACCTGAAGTCAGTGAATGAATTGATCTACAAGCGTGGTTATGGCAAAATCAACAAGAAGCGAATTGCCCTGACAGATAACACATTGATTGCCCGATCTCTTGGTAAATATGGCATCATCTGCATGGAGGATCTGATTCACGAGATCTATACTGTTGAAAAACGTTTCAAAGAGGCAAACAACTTTTTATGGCCCTTTAAATTATCTTCTCCACGAGGGGGGATGAAGAAAAAGACCACCCATTTTGTGGAAGGTGGAGATGCTGGCAACAGGGAAGACCAGATCAATAGGCTTATTCGAAGAATGAACTAA